A genomic stretch from Shewanella woodyi ATCC 51908 includes:
- a CDS encoding 2-hydroxymuconic semialdehyde dehydrogenase, translated as MSELPILTSYIDGHFINSDTHFDNINPVNGQTIAHISEATPKMIEDAVISARSAQRSTWGKMTVNERCALLHKVADRMAEREEEFIAAEIADTGKSLFQVKTIDIPRGTANFRFFADLAKFNSGETFITDTPTGDKALNYSVNKPLGVVGVISPWNLPLLLATWKIAPAMACGNSVILKPSEETSSTAFLLAQVMDEVGVPKGAFNLILGRGRAVGDALTSHHGIDAITFTGASSTGRQIMRSVADRVKPISFELGGKNSAIVFADADLNKAIKGVTRSSFTNCGQVCLCTEKVYVHHSLFDAFIQGLKHEAEQIKIGYPKDKDVFIGPLVSKVHQQKVLSYYQLAKDEGATFVTGGGVPKFNDERDMGCFIEPTIITGLSDDARVNQEEIFGPICHVSPFDDEDEVIERVNNTDYGLAASVWSENLSRAHRVSPQLDVGLVWVNTWFLRDLRAPFGGVKLSGIGREGGKHSLAFYSEPVNICIHIDS; from the coding sequence ATGTCTGAGTTACCTATATTAACCAGCTACATTGATGGTCATTTCATTAATAGCGACACTCATTTTGACAATATTAATCCTGTCAATGGTCAAACAATTGCCCATATCAGTGAAGCAACACCAAAGATGATTGAAGATGCGGTAATAAGCGCACGATCCGCTCAACGTTCAACTTGGGGCAAGATGACAGTCAATGAGCGCTGCGCACTGCTACACAAGGTCGCCGATAGGATGGCTGAGCGTGAAGAAGAGTTTATTGCAGCCGAAATTGCCGACACAGGCAAATCCCTTTTTCAAGTCAAGACCATAGACATTCCCCGTGGCACAGCTAACTTCCGGTTTTTTGCCGATCTGGCGAAGTTTAATTCAGGGGAAACCTTTATCACTGACACACCAACGGGAGATAAAGCACTCAACTACAGTGTCAATAAACCTCTAGGCGTGGTTGGGGTTATCTCTCCTTGGAACCTACCTCTACTATTGGCGACCTGGAAAATTGCCCCTGCCATGGCGTGTGGTAATAGCGTGATATTAAAGCCCTCAGAGGAGACCTCATCCACCGCTTTTCTCCTCGCACAAGTGATGGATGAAGTGGGTGTCCCCAAAGGCGCATTCAACCTGATTTTAGGACGAGGTCGTGCCGTAGGCGATGCACTGACCAGCCACCACGGAATCGATGCCATCACCTTCACCGGCGCATCCTCCACAGGTAGACAGATTATGAGGTCAGTTGCTGACCGCGTAAAACCTATCTCATTTGAACTCGGCGGTAAAAACTCAGCCATCGTTTTTGCTGATGCAGATCTTAATAAAGCGATAAAGGGCGTAACTCGCTCTAGCTTTACCAACTGCGGACAGGTTTGTCTCTGCACTGAGAAAGTCTATGTTCATCACTCCCTTTTTGACGCTTTTATCCAAGGTCTTAAGCATGAAGCGGAGCAGATAAAGATCGGCTACCCAAAAGATAAAGATGTATTTATCGGCCCACTGGTCTCTAAAGTCCACCAGCAAAAGGTTCTCTCCTACTATCAACTCGCCAAAGATGAAGGCGCCACATTTGTCACTGGTGGCGGTGTTCCTAAGTTTAATGACGAGCGTGATATGGGCTGCTTTATCGAGCCAACTATCATCACCGGACTCAGTGATGATGCACGAGTGAATCAGGAGGAGATCTTCGGTCCCATCTGCCATGTATCACCCTTTGATGATGAAGATGAGGTGATAGAAAGAGTCAATAACACTGACTATGGCCTCGCCGCTTCGGTATGGAGTGAAAACCTCTCCCGCGCCCACCGCGTCTCCCCCCAGTTAGATGTCGGACTAGTGTGGGTGAATACTTGGTTCCTACGGGATCTTCGTGCTCCTTTCGGCGGCGTAAAATTATCAGGAATTGGTCGTGAAGGAGGAAAGCACTCCCTCGCCTTCTATAGCGAACCGGTCAATATCTGTATCCACATTGATAGTTAA
- a CDS encoding multicopper oxidase domain-containing protein, which translates to MKVSKIAYGIFISLALLSSYASNAKVITVEIPVIEKEMLVDNAGTKHNMWTYGGTIPGPVVRVTEGDIVDFSLLNKKSNKQSHSMDFHAAIVDVLDEFESVRPGKRKDFKFEAKYPGVFIYHCGSESMSEHISRGMYGVIIVDPKEGYTEDFPKPDREYVIVEGDLFENNATPTEITNNEKWKGVLINGKQFHYDPVHDQNATQVLESKPGERVRIYFANAKINENAAFHPIAGIWDKVWDNGHPKNIRHGIQTIDVAPAHAIIADIVSPSDRPTNNALVDHRMKSALNGAITVLMNKPDADPKMGKGTNLVIN; encoded by the coding sequence ATGAAAGTATCAAAAATTGCATATGGAATATTTATCTCTTTAGCTTTGTTAAGTAGCTACGCATCTAATGCAAAAGTCATCACAGTTGAGATCCCTGTGATTGAAAAAGAGATGTTAGTCGATAATGCAGGAACTAAACACAATATGTGGACCTACGGTGGCACCATTCCGGGCCCCGTTGTGCGCGTCACTGAGGGCGATATTGTTGACTTTTCATTACTCAATAAAAAGAGCAATAAACAATCCCACTCTATGGACTTTCACGCGGCTATAGTCGATGTGTTAGATGAATTTGAAAGTGTGCGCCCAGGCAAACGAAAAGATTTTAAATTTGAAGCCAAGTACCCTGGGGTATTTATCTACCATTGTGGTTCTGAATCCATGTCAGAGCATATATCTAGAGGAATGTATGGCGTTATTATTGTAGATCCCAAGGAGGGCTACACAGAGGATTTTCCGAAACCTGATCGCGAATATGTCATTGTTGAAGGCGACCTATTTGAAAATAATGCCACTCCAACAGAGATCACCAATAACGAAAAATGGAAAGGTGTGTTAATTAATGGAAAACAGTTTCATTACGACCCTGTACATGACCAAAATGCGACACAAGTACTTGAATCTAAACCTGGTGAACGGGTACGTATCTATTTTGCTAACGCTAAAATAAATGAAAATGCAGCTTTTCATCCTATTGCGGGTATTTGGGATAAAGTCTGGGATAACGGTCACCCGAAAAACATTCGGCATGGTATTCAAACCATTGATGTTGCCCCTGCTCATGCGATTATCGCCGACATCGTTAGCCCTAGCGATCGCCCAACAAATAATGCCCTTGTTGATCATCGAATGAAGTCTGCATTAAATGGCGCAATCACTGTCCTAATGAACAAGCCAGACGCAGATCCTAAAATGGGTAAAGGCACTAATTTAGTCATTAACTAG
- a CDS encoding class I SAM-dependent methyltransferase codes for MDQTTSKVKSMYEQYPYPSGDPTIRPGFDIRLLLSYVANQRTSDKPLQVLDAGCGRGPGVIGAASLQPDVMFTAIDINSVGLAEASANAKARGLTNINFVQADLMTLEGLEVPEGGFDVIYSSGVLHHLADPQIGLNNLTKILAPHGVISLMLYGSFGRQALYRLIEGIDILSPKDDPIESRIPMGRLLAKVAEETIFKDNYWKSTYRNPDVEFVDTCLNVNEVSYDITSLWQLIEQANMKFVRWVEPDVWSVEKRFDDPELLERLQALSDVEQYQIIERLFEVPKLDFIICGADNFAKPKLTEAEVDSSIFAVNPETSFSIEKRNQNQSQRIESVSYKVRHRESQNVSDPILAQLVLLLAEQTTCFSGADLVNVLAQSSVDREIAIEVIFDLLDEEVIFIP; via the coding sequence GTGGATCAGACGACCAGCAAAGTGAAGAGCATGTATGAGCAGTACCCTTATCCGTCAGGGGACCCGACAATTAGGCCAGGTTTTGATATCAGACTGTTACTTAGTTATGTTGCAAACCAGCGAACCTCTGATAAGCCTCTACAGGTATTGGATGCAGGGTGTGGACGTGGCCCTGGCGTTATAGGCGCCGCTTCACTTCAACCGGATGTGATGTTTACCGCTATTGATATCAACTCGGTTGGCCTTGCAGAGGCCAGTGCTAATGCAAAAGCGCGGGGGCTGACCAATATCAATTTCGTGCAAGCGGATCTGATGACATTAGAGGGGCTGGAAGTGCCAGAAGGGGGATTTGATGTGATCTACTCCTCAGGGGTGTTGCATCACTTGGCAGATCCACAGATTGGTTTGAATAATCTCACGAAAATTCTTGCTCCCCATGGTGTTATATCACTGATGCTTTATGGCAGTTTTGGGCGACAGGCCCTGTATCGATTAATCGAAGGGATAGATATTCTCAGCCCTAAAGATGATCCCATTGAGAGCCGAATCCCCATGGGAAGGTTGCTTGCGAAGGTGGCTGAAGAGACGATTTTTAAAGATAACTACTGGAAAAGTACCTATCGAAACCCCGATGTTGAATTTGTTGATACCTGCTTGAATGTTAATGAAGTCAGTTATGACATAACCTCATTATGGCAACTCATTGAACAAGCTAATATGAAGTTTGTGCGTTGGGTCGAGCCTGATGTCTGGTCAGTAGAGAAGCGCTTTGATGATCCTGAGCTACTGGAAAGACTACAAGCTTTGAGCGATGTTGAGCAGTATCAGATAATTGAGCGTCTGTTTGAGGTGCCTAAACTGGATTTTATCATCTGTGGTGCTGATAATTTTGCCAAGCCTAAGCTAACAGAAGCCGAGGTAGATTCCAGTATCTTTGCGGTGAACCCAGAAACCTCTTTCTCTATCGAAAAGCGCAATCAAAATCAGTCTCAAAGGATTGAAAGTGTCAGCTACAAGGTAAGGCATCGAGAGAGCCAAAATGTGAGCGACCCTATCCTTGCTCAGTTAGTCTTGTTACTTGCGGAGCAGACGACCTGTTTTAGTGGTGCAGATTTGGTGAATGTGCTTGCTCAAAGCAGTGTAGATAGAGAGATTGCTATCGAAGTGATTTTCGATCTGCTTGATGAAGAAGTGATCTTTATTCCATAA
- a CDS encoding multicopper oxidase domain-containing protein, translated as MRINLIPYKVWILSSLLLFSQIVAAQTLEFEMTIDEMVAEVTPGFSNKVWAFNGQVPGPLIRAKEGDRLKITVHNNSTLAHTVHWHGTLQTNSWKMDGVPGVTQKAIEPGESFVYDFIVDRPGSLWYHCHVNVPEHVGLRGMWGPMIIDPKDPTDIEKTVTKEAIMMVSGWNSEVAMEYGKGGHPQELNDYFSINGKSFPSTQPLRVKEGDVLRIRLYAATIETAYHLHGHDVLVTHKDGLPLDSPYWADVVYVPSGGRVDVIVKMNNPGIWINHDHIERHTSNAGKMPGGAVTIIEYEGVETEDWYKWKDKKYQADFYMSETMKKGSGLHNISIFKATAPKSDRTKKKRKRKKSASKEE; from the coding sequence ATGAGAATTAATTTAATACCCTATAAAGTTTGGATTTTATCTTCATTACTGCTTTTCAGTCAGATTGTCGCTGCACAGACATTAGAGTTTGAGATGACAATTGATGAAATGGTGGCTGAAGTCACTCCCGGATTTTCAAATAAGGTGTGGGCTTTTAATGGCCAAGTTCCAGGTCCATTAATCCGCGCTAAAGAGGGAGATAGGTTAAAAATTACCGTGCATAACAACTCTACATTGGCTCATACTGTCCACTGGCATGGCACATTACAGACCAACAGCTGGAAGATGGATGGTGTTCCCGGTGTGACCCAAAAAGCAATAGAACCAGGGGAATCATTTGTCTATGACTTTATCGTCGATAGGCCCGGTAGTCTCTGGTATCACTGCCATGTGAATGTGCCTGAACATGTCGGTTTAAGAGGAATGTGGGGGCCTATGATTATCGACCCTAAAGATCCAACCGACATTGAAAAAACTGTCACCAAAGAAGCGATCATGATGGTATCTGGTTGGAACTCTGAAGTTGCTATGGAATATGGAAAAGGCGGTCATCCACAAGAGCTCAATGATTATTTCTCAATAAACGGTAAGTCATTTCCTAGCACTCAGCCATTACGAGTAAAAGAGGGAGATGTGCTCAGGATCAGGCTCTATGCCGCTACCATTGAGACAGCTTACCATCTGCATGGTCATGATGTATTAGTGACCCATAAAGATGGCTTACCACTAGACAGTCCCTATTGGGCGGATGTTGTCTATGTCCCCTCTGGTGGACGGGTTGATGTGATAGTAAAAATGAATAACCCAGGTATTTGGATTAATCATGATCATATAGAGCGACATACCTCTAATGCAGGGAAAATGCCTGGTGGGGCAGTGACAATCATCGAATATGAGGGCGTTGAAACCGAAGATTGGTATAAATGGAAAGATAAAAAGTATCAAGCTGACTTCTATATGAGCGAAACCATGAAGAAAGGCTCAGGGCTCCATAACATCAGTATCTTCAAAGCAACTGCACCTAAATCGGATCGCACCAAGAAAAAAAGAAAACGTAAAAAGAGTGCCAGCAAAGAGGAGTAA
- a CDS encoding c-type cytochrome has translation MRTFHCILLLLSLALSGQLAAESTKGELLYQAYCTQCHGKEGDGWGVNAATMDVLPKDHTDTKEMISRTDEDIFIAIKKGGKAVSKSNLMPNWDANMTDEEINELVVYVRTLCCQKEELSDEN, from the coding sequence ATGAGAACCTTTCACTGTATTTTACTTCTCCTAAGCCTAGCTCTAAGTGGCCAGTTGGCTGCAGAATCAACAAAAGGAGAGCTGTTATATCAAGCATATTGCACTCAATGTCATGGAAAAGAGGGCGACGGTTGGGGAGTCAATGCGGCAACAATGGATGTATTACCTAAAGATCACACTGACACTAAGGAGATGATCTCACGCACCGATGAAGACATCTTTATCGCAATCAAAAAAGGAGGCAAGGCAGTCAGTAAGTCGAATTTAATGCCGAATTGGGATGCCAATATGACGGATGAGGAGATTAATGAGCTTGTGGTTTATGTTAGAACGCTTTGTTGCCAGAAAGAGGAGTTAAGTGATGAGAATTAA
- a CDS encoding sodium-dependent transporter, whose product MSVRGQFSSKLGFVLAAAGSAVGLGNIWGFPTQVASNGGAAFVLVYLILTFLLAYPILMAELVIGRYSQSNMVNALQGISQGPVSKLSGKLSGYWALTVVCLILSFYSIVAGWMLAYALASITDLLGLEQTSLWLTAFSTPRNLIFCFIFSLLTVGIVHKGVSDGIEKWSARLMPLLLILLISLIIFVATLDGAALGWEVYVIPDFAKILHSDLLISALGQAFFSLSLGVGTMLIYGSYVSKKENIVTLGAQVTLVDIGIAILAGMLIIPAMYVAQHNGVTIFTEAGELINGDRLIFTVIPELFTAMGDLGNVISFVFFSLMAIAAVTSSISMLEVPVAYTVENSSQPRSRVTWLIGAIIVLISTSIVFNFELLFGAVISFTTQYSQPLLGLVLSLFAGWVWRRDSILSELKLGCPEIEHSLFWKIWPSYVRFVCPVIILVMFYHSVFN is encoded by the coding sequence ATGAGTGTACGTGGACAGTTTTCATCTAAGCTTGGTTTTGTACTCGCGGCGGCAGGGTCTGCTGTGGGACTGGGGAACATTTGGGGTTTCCCTACTCAGGTTGCTAGTAATGGTGGTGCCGCTTTTGTTCTAGTCTATTTGATATTAACGTTTTTATTAGCCTACCCCATCTTAATGGCTGAGTTAGTAATAGGGCGTTATTCTCAGTCGAACATGGTTAATGCGCTTCAGGGAATATCTCAAGGTCCTGTGAGTAAATTAAGTGGAAAACTATCTGGTTACTGGGCACTAACAGTTGTTTGTTTAATTTTAAGTTTTTACTCCATCGTTGCGGGGTGGATGTTGGCTTATGCACTAGCGTCTATCACTGACCTATTAGGCTTAGAACAAACATCGCTTTGGCTTACGGCATTTTCAACACCGAGAAACTTAATATTTTGCTTTATCTTCTCTTTATTAACAGTAGGGATTGTTCATAAAGGAGTGAGCGATGGAATAGAGAAGTGGTCGGCTAGATTGATGCCTTTGCTATTAATTTTACTTATTTCTTTGATTATTTTTGTGGCGACTCTTGATGGCGCTGCTTTGGGTTGGGAAGTTTATGTTATTCCTGACTTTGCTAAAATATTGCATTCAGATCTATTAATTAGTGCTCTAGGGCAGGCTTTCTTCTCACTCTCTTTGGGGGTTGGAACCATGCTTATTTATGGATCATATGTCAGTAAAAAAGAGAATATAGTGACCTTAGGGGCTCAAGTCACCTTAGTGGATATTGGCATCGCAATATTAGCTGGCATGTTAATTATTCCTGCCATGTATGTGGCACAACATAATGGCGTGACTATTTTTACTGAAGCTGGTGAATTAATTAATGGTGATAGATTGATATTTACAGTGATCCCAGAGCTATTTACAGCGATGGGAGATCTTGGCAATGTTATCTCTTTTGTTTTTTTCTCATTGATGGCGATTGCAGCCGTCACCTCATCCATCTCTATGCTTGAAGTGCCTGTTGCTTACACGGTTGAGAACAGCTCACAACCCAGAAGTCGGGTCACTTGGCTGATTGGTGCCATCATTGTGTTAATAAGCACTAGTATTGTATTTAATTTTGAGTTGCTGTTTGGAGCGGTTATTTCATTTACCACTCAATATAGCCAACCTCTACTTGGGTTAGTTTTATCTCTATTTGCAGGCTGGGTGTGGCGACGAGACTCGATATTAAGTGAGTTGAAGCTGGGTTGTCCTGAGATTGAGCATTCATTGTTTTGGAAAATATGGCCAAGTTATGTCCGTTTTGTTTGTCCTGTGATTATTTTGGTGATGTTTTACCATTCAGTGTTTAATTAG
- a CDS encoding RidA family protein: MKPNDKTRATLVAGKAKPRGSFPHLKRAGDFIYVSGTSSRLPDNSFAGVEVDEMGATNLDIEVQTRAVIDNIRDLLRSVDADLTDLVEISTFLVNMNDFAGYNRVYSEYFDYSGPTRTTVAVHQLPHPHLLIECKAVAYKPL, encoded by the coding sequence ATGAAGCCAAACGATAAAACAAGAGCAACACTCGTCGCGGGAAAAGCTAAACCAAGAGGTAGCTTCCCCCACCTTAAACGTGCTGGCGATTTTATCTATGTTTCTGGCACAAGCTCAAGATTGCCAGATAACAGCTTTGCTGGTGTTGAGGTCGATGAGATGGGTGCAACCAATCTAGATATTGAAGTTCAAACTCGCGCAGTGATTGACAATATTCGAGACCTATTGCGATCCGTCGATGCCGATTTAACCGATCTAGTCGAAATCAGCACCTTCCTCGTCAACATGAATGACTTTGCCGGCTACAACCGTGTCTATTCAGAATACTTTGACTACAGCGGGCCAACTCGCACCACAGTTGCAGTACATCAACTGCCACATCCGCACCTTTTGATTGAGTGTAAAGCCGTGGCCTACAAGCCGCTCTAG
- a CDS encoding cytochrome c family protein: MKIQTLFLNTILILIPFSFSTLVSAQEEGKNLYEEACAACHSISDNSNITLSQRLKERAPTLFYAGNKFNPDWLENWLVNPKRLRPGGHFFLDNVIVTEDGDAIDESKLTEHIAVNAVQAKQLTEYLMAQTPKSDLIALESVTLGKANRALGEKDFHKFKGCGSCHQSEDGYGGVSAPELYSSMNRLQPAFISSYIRYPEKWDPKTLMPNRHLNESSIEKLLNYLNLITEQPE, from the coding sequence ATGAAAATACAGACACTATTTTTAAACACTATTTTGATACTAATACCCTTTTCGTTTAGTACCTTAGTAAGTGCCCAAGAGGAAGGGAAAAACCTTTATGAAGAGGCCTGTGCAGCTTGTCACTCTATCTCAGACAATAGCAATATCACTCTTTCACAACGACTAAAAGAGAGAGCGCCAACACTGTTTTACGCAGGCAATAAGTTTAATCCAGACTGGCTAGAGAATTGGTTAGTTAACCCAAAGCGTCTTCGTCCCGGTGGTCACTTCTTTTTAGACAATGTCATTGTGACTGAAGATGGTGATGCTATCGATGAGAGTAAATTGACTGAGCATATTGCCGTTAATGCAGTTCAAGCAAAACAACTCACTGAATATTTAATGGCTCAGACCCCCAAGTCAGATCTTATCGCACTAGAAAGTGTCACCTTAGGCAAAGCAAATCGGGCACTAGGTGAGAAAGACTTTCACAAATTTAAAGGCTGTGGTTCATGCCATCAGAGTGAAGATGGCTATGGTGGTGTTTCAGCCCCTGAACTATACAGCTCAATGAACCGCCTACAACCGGCCTTCATCTCATCCTACATTCGCTATCCAGAAAAGTGGGATCCTAAAACACTCATGCCTAACCGCCATTTAAATGAGAGTTCTATCGAAAAGTTATTGAACTACCTCAACCTGATAACGGAGCAACCAGAATGA
- a CDS encoding TonB-dependent receptor plug domain-containing protein: protein MKIFRANSLTLAIGIALGSTSVAVQAADEASAEQEVETISILGTRVSNRTATESAVPVDIISAESLTRGGFTELGQSLQASVPSFNFSRTQVSDGSDLFRPATLRGLQPDQTLVLINGKRRHNQAIFGLNGTVGAGAAGTDMNAIPLIALKDVQVLRDGAAAQYGSDAIAGVINLSLRDSTDVTSGYIQGGSTGEGDGDNYSLGLNTGFDLGDDGGFINLSFEYRDADGTNRAQRDMGGSSTVPNGSALSDEVRWSQGNADSEFKSMFYNAMMSVGEFELYSFGGYSNRTALGNGFWRNFDEAAKVVPQVYPDGFLPRIFNEAQDTSIAAGLRGDINDDWQFDLSAVYGQNRYDFDSRNSINASYAAEYLYNNPGATDAEIAANSGPTSGYSGGFRFDQTTLNVDISGIVDTGWDSPIYVAFGSEYRSENYEIVAGELASYSCGSSNANNSFPSVMDPEVFAGCGFQAYPGLRPDAAGEADRSSYAFYLDLETNLLDDWMLGAALRFEDFSDSGNDLVGKLSSRFDVTDSFAIRGAVSTGFRAPSLQQSAYTAYTTNLGPGGVLSSSFTATAGSDFPSALGVDSLKLETSKNLSLGFVLNPTDDLSVTLDAYRIEIEDRITLGSLLSAEDVDFSSEAVAALAATGAEQANYFSNSVNSTTQGVDLIVTHQAELFGGDLNTTFAGNLNETKIDSVNAPEGIPEDVALDDLQRSFLTDGQPKERATLTFDYSKNDWQAMVRANYFGETDVTYFGNEHIGLPGFLSPTGSFKPTSTVEAAVLVDINLEYHFTDSLSVSAGVNNIFDVTPDELGADEPLDFITNQAFQYPVRALPYGFDGITYTAKVNFTF, encoded by the coding sequence ATGAAAATATTCCGCGCTAATTCATTAACGCTTGCGATAGGTATTGCTCTTGGGAGCACCAGTGTGGCTGTTCAGGCTGCCGATGAGGCATCAGCTGAGCAAGAGGTGGAGACCATTTCAATATTGGGTACTAGGGTCTCGAATCGAACTGCAACAGAGTCTGCGGTTCCCGTTGATATTATCAGTGCCGAAAGCTTAACTCGTGGAGGTTTTACCGAGCTAGGACAGAGTCTGCAAGCCAGTGTTCCTTCGTTTAATTTCAGTCGAACTCAAGTTTCTGATGGCTCAGATCTATTTCGTCCCGCCACACTGCGTGGACTACAACCGGATCAGACTCTGGTATTGATAAATGGTAAGCGTCGCCATAATCAAGCGATCTTTGGCCTTAATGGGACTGTTGGTGCCGGAGCGGCGGGAACGGATATGAATGCCATTCCGCTGATTGCACTTAAAGATGTACAGGTGTTGCGTGACGGTGCAGCGGCGCAATATGGATCGGACGCCATCGCTGGTGTGATTAACTTATCTCTTAGAGACAGCACTGATGTGACCTCAGGTTATATTCAGGGTGGGAGTACGGGTGAGGGCGATGGTGACAACTACTCCCTTGGCTTAAACACAGGTTTTGACCTTGGTGATGATGGCGGCTTTATTAATCTCTCCTTTGAGTACCGTGATGCCGATGGCACTAACCGTGCTCAAAGGGATATGGGAGGCTCTTCAACAGTACCTAACGGGAGTGCACTCTCCGATGAGGTACGTTGGAGCCAAGGTAATGCTGATTCAGAATTTAAATCGATGTTCTACAATGCCATGATGTCGGTGGGGGAGTTTGAGCTTTACTCTTTCGGTGGCTATTCAAATCGAACTGCATTAGGCAATGGTTTTTGGCGTAATTTTGATGAAGCTGCGAAGGTTGTACCTCAAGTTTATCCCGATGGTTTTCTGCCGCGTATTTTTAATGAGGCGCAAGATACCTCAATTGCCGCTGGTTTAAGAGGGGATATTAATGATGATTGGCAGTTTGATCTCTCTGCTGTTTATGGTCAGAACCGTTATGATTTTGATTCGAGGAACAGTATCAATGCTTCCTATGCTGCCGAATATCTTTATAACAATCCTGGTGCAACCGATGCAGAGATAGCCGCTAACTCAGGGCCAACTTCTGGCTATTCAGGTGGTTTCCGCTTCGACCAAACCACTTTAAATGTTGATATTAGTGGGATTGTGGATACAGGTTGGGACTCGCCGATATATGTGGCGTTTGGTAGTGAGTACCGCAGTGAAAACTATGAGATTGTGGCCGGTGAACTGGCCTCTTACTCCTGTGGTAGCTCAAATGCGAACAACTCTTTTCCCTCTGTGATGGATCCTGAAGTATTTGCTGGTTGTGGTTTTCAGGCTTACCCAGGTTTAAGGCCCGATGCGGCGGGTGAGGCTGACAGAAGCAGTTATGCCTTCTACCTAGATCTTGAAACTAATTTGCTTGATGACTGGATGCTAGGCGCTGCGCTTCGTTTCGAAGACTTCTCAGATTCAGGCAATGATCTCGTCGGTAAGCTGTCATCACGTTTCGATGTCACTGATTCATTTGCAATACGTGGCGCAGTCTCTACAGGCTTTAGAGCGCCATCACTGCAGCAAAGTGCTTATACCGCTTATACGACGAACTTGGGACCAGGCGGTGTACTATCTAGCTCCTTTACTGCAACGGCAGGCTCTGATTTTCCTTCTGCACTTGGGGTAGACAGTTTGAAGCTTGAAACCTCAAAAAACCTAAGTTTAGGTTTTGTGCTTAATCCCACCGATGATCTTTCTGTGACCTTAGATGCTTATCGAATTGAGATTGAAGATAGAATTACCTTAGGTAGTCTTCTGTCTGCTGAAGATGTAGATTTTAGTTCTGAAGCGGTTGCAGCCTTAGCTGCGACGGGGGCAGAGCAAGCCAACTACTTCTCTAATTCGGTTAACTCAACCACTCAAGGCGTGGATCTGATTGTGACTCATCAGGCTGAGCTATTTGGCGGCGATTTAAATACTACCTTTGCGGGGAACCTTAATGAGACCAAAATTGACAGTGTGAATGCACCTGAGGGGATCCCTGAGGATGTTGCACTGGATGACCTACAACGTAGCTTCCTAACCGATGGTCAGCCAAAAGAGCGTGCGACTTTAACGTTTGATTACAGTAAAAATGACTGGCAAGCCATGGTTAGGGCTAATTACTTTGGCGAAACCGACGTGACCTACTTTGGTAATGAGCATATTGGCTTACCTGGTTTTCTTTCTCCCACAGGTTCATTTAAACCGACGAGTACTGTAGAAGCCGCGGTATTGGTGGACATTAACTTAGAGTATCATTTTACAGATTCTTTAAGTGTCTCCGCGGGGGTGAATAATATTTTCGATGTGACCCCCGATGAACTTGGCGCCGATGAGCCACTCGATTTTATTACTAATCAGGCATTTCAATACCCTGTAAGGGCGCTGCCATATGGGTTCGATGGGATCACTTACACAGCCAAGGTTAACTTTACCTTTTAG